A stretch of the Cyprinus carpio isolate SPL01 chromosome B4, ASM1834038v1, whole genome shotgun sequence genome encodes the following:
- the asb13a.2 gene encoding LOW QUALITY PROTEIN: ankyrin repeat and SOCS box protein 13 (The sequence of the model RefSeq protein was modified relative to this genomic sequence to represent the inferred CDS: inserted 2 bases in 1 codon), producing MEVETARPYFFGDIGFWAERTEVHKAAXVGQVSELQSLIQSGASVNIVAVDSITPLHEAAARGQTQCVRLLLDAGAQVDARNVDGSTPLCEACSIGNFECVRLLLEYGAKVNPMLTSRTTSPLHEACMGGNADCVRLVIAKGASLEAYDLYYGTPLHVACANRHLECVKVLLNAGVRVNATRLHETPLHHAAKSNNVDMIELLVEFGANIYARDKYDRKPVDYTRPDTSSAQYLQLYESNPLSLQQLSRIALRTLLGARAVDVVARLDIPNRIISYLLYQ from the exons ATGGAAGTGGAAACGGCACGACCTTATTTTTTCGGTGACATCG GTTTCTGGGCAGAGAGGACAGAGGTTCATAAGGCTGC TGTGGGTCAGGTGTCAGAGCTGCAGAGTTTGATCCAGAGTGGCGCTTCAGTGAATATTGTGGCTGTGGACTCCATCACTCCTCTCCACGAGGCAGCTGCGCGCGGACAGACGCAGTGTGTGAGACTGCTGCTGGACGCAGGGGCTCAG GTTGATGCAAGGAACGTGGACGGAAGCACTCCACTGTGTGAAGCGTGCTCTATCGGGAACTTTGAGTGTGTGAGGCTTCTTTTGGAGTATGGAGCAAAAGTCAACCCCATGCTTACCTCTCGTACCACCTCTCCTCTACATGAGGCCTGCATGGGAG GTAATGCAGATTGTGTGAGGTTAGTGATTGCTAAAGGAGCCAGTCTGGAGGCCTATGACCTGTACTACGGTACTCCTCTACATGTGGCATGTGCCAACCGACATCTGGAGTGTGTTAAAGTGCTACTGAATGCAG GTGTGCGAGTAAATGCCACTAGGCTACACGAGACGCCCTTACATCATGCTGCCAAGTCCAACAATGTGGATATGATCGAGCTGCTGGTGGAGTTCGGGGCTAACATTTACGCCCGAGACAAATATGACAGGAAGCCAGTCGACTACACAAGGCCAGATACATCCTCAGCGCAATATCTTCAGCTTTATGAGA gtaACCCTCTTTCTCTGCAGCAGCTGAGCCGTATCGCCCTGAGGACGCTGTTGGGCGCCCGTGCTGTGGATGTGGTTGCCAGATTGGATATTCCCAACCGTATTATCAGTTACCTTTTATACCAGTGA